One stretch of Thalassophryne amazonica chromosome 17, fThaAma1.1, whole genome shotgun sequence DNA includes these proteins:
- the cdk5rap2 gene encoding CDK5 regulatory subunit-associated protein 2 isoform X4, giving the protein MKDPCRICGVRLVGSQCRWIFSSSAKRKLQVILSHVLGCEVTRDGHGEFLCGKCVFQLEKVVQCDVCISRLQNEYSAQIQKLQVEKEHLIQCIVCTYNKNNPVQQQSDGKGTGFKIKPWTSGIGSPDNEATSHLESEEKLRDSSNHPGDNCIRRCVSLDRIGSKGTLIWRSGLRTTRLGSGAGFESCLKSFGLRDTRHSTQSIYLNLVQSRGTLPRPGFKGRSTSLQSLSQDFAPETPADAHPKLKCKESKVLIAKRGATNEQRKLVQGRALSVKSSRQVSVISDLIQLLHCISKQQVPAHAGSRIPVPKRLTPHSSNSKINHRHADAEWKSLHDLTEEFEDEYIPVRLESEVTRLEFSNRQLSEELILIKTSNDNLAKTLEEAQNQNKALCGKLEEKENELSTEKKNILKRDKTIQGLAQVVKEKEKENEKLCQEIEDRDAALAKARDSAHKAQLQKYQGAEEHQNLLMAKETELVQLQGEHHAKVLEAQKLQHGLDRKEQDLAELQQVKEQLELELEDLQQQKKRGDKALNDLNNQLKKLTSELGDRESALEQQYHELLEQTKRKLQFHEVTNQRLASILADKEQQLQEYMNMVRDLEQNKSPGGSDGMLHKLWERLKEKEKALEQALDEKFTAIDEKCNEIHQLQLSLREKERDLDRLNNVLSHNEETINSFDHLIKEKDVELQHLANTLKNLQRSKQEVEDNLNRSLREKDSIITQLKLSLEGKTKDMEEMTETLLSQSQTHARDLTVQMGQRLKVTEVMLAEAVKAKEKLVADNGSAVEAMLATISSKDQLIKESADHHNRMLSECNREVQDLKKQLSDAQQHLTTAEKQNSTAIQEMHVETAALRALLDEKDSIINKLLQRGQERDQFLAEMRQKESDYTLELKQTIQIMQDKLAEKEVDLSRRNSEDNGENLPHSKKTFVVLKKELAQKTEALNEALKRENELKIALAELQSLFNEVESCNEGQAANIESLTATLKTKDEMISVLHQRLVERGDSQTDHSSDQGFGSGMERSLPSLPQRETTMIGGDSQQEGLPSILNLQQEHVSLNKALRAEQQLYSSLVRTVKEQDSAQRLHALQLELTAVQLLRQQLEQSIKTNEELREDLERELHRAKQRADTDTVDPKELESMRHQLEDAQRWNASLQARLGAIQNRGRGVGGANDSCDTLNFTADQTSYMSIFVGEGQDDSLSLLSVQELRQKVLELQECVSRLQSLNNELQNKLEHLSYDASCKEDQNLINTSPGKQQLEKEWTQNNVTQQPCLDKESQTDFRLGQMVTGMPSHDQSVDRGHGLTREHAHPGTDTLDNVERDTVEPKGDVVAIDVLLKDCGATSVSHLIEEVLRLRSENVELRGFLKEHRSTEPKEKESADTSGDSSDGQTARCAEAKGYSEVIMLLKEKREKNSHDVFGESKPVIMEMEKRQTTGQLHSTSAKWDVGKHRPGVRSRLPIPVRVRTEVVGNKQFDNVQRRHLDDDCGSDQHSPTDSDAPLTHQHASSTFSPEGLNKRPETRQTLDHNRPDSALVNQLELLDQECREKEALINELTKQLADLEELHVDCQKKDGLNRQYEEALQAAESTIAYLTACNLDNQRGFGSSSTSCTGSGSVCSDAALHSRCMELQKTLQEKEELNKQLIELLNMAEKAMSSVSAPFTPSDHSEKMSEINDLCLRIENALQLAAITPIRQSPRENFEGSDGSVCELQRHVDSLQEALREQNNINAELQEKLMAAEAAAQHGYSSTTAGLDDNYPTQMAAEEFLKKEESNEDCGTMGMSEHTRLNQEMNRLLMNCLIAADAAIASLTAHCTSTSSTEVSPDLKKYLDRLERALQEKTKLTGMVEPTQPVSESISNESTAVSGTGHQDLHHNLRLLCKVFSDCSLRISELQALLQDERSRKEERNTHRTLQESKGLSPNVQAQLETLHKTLREKKKAYKSLEEKLANTQSIIASSKETAQKMPPLELDDKGVQVDFQDLGYETNGKSENDREECSSTDIEVGVNPSCSASSLSAFLKHEQATFSSIENLDSTSSTPYLSSPALSSAKASLKSLQVYEDYGASGDPLLLQAQVRELKVQLESQTKVILQMQNFLHQNSLSGDLVASTPDPSAVKDQEETQEDHTQDKGSRTGQLKVSGEGENQLMKDKTVRLSLDLEREKTLNRSINEKLQQTQQRSRSTSPARLDSLVQSQARELSQLRQQIKESHTLGTLQRQQLDKLNNTFKELLQATKVDGYKAEVVQEQLEKCLSILGQLKCHLDKGHTHLDNEDVEGLELLHSLSKELQEKNHLIQSLQNQYRSKSPSSHHSSHSDLSHSDEATSSCRSSSDTLSGQQCPTDWTGVAVSSVRGAEGSNVSGHREAARRLQGLLRENGRLQEQLRSSEDLNATLRSELDLHRSIMAQTGSQHHDQKHTLGQDGTESQKDINKGVGDSPTNTSGSCHTMTPDLLAEHLQEIRALRQRLEESIRTNDSLREQLERRLAEVDKDPATNIFIHGNEDQGHLAKEVKFLRKQNQSLKEQLSVSSRDKQKENERLRETLARRTAKLEQSRMECEALRQEKHLLQERLEHSGHENAQLQNSLRYSRDELQRLQSEVTRQRQDLSDSQHLLQSLRVELQVYEKIKTEVHKHNAESSKATQEPVPVPPSGSVDLSELLSEIRHLRLQMERSIQTNTALRQRLEEQLLTGHNRPETININYMLSSPDEGGRSPRHEGYDALHHSFIDDDKHRAASEVGGQSISSSSPDSVPGVLSRLVPGHRLWASRSGRHILGLIEDYEALHKQISEGRKLSRTMDTQLQECLRAITQQCGDNKVIEQQHWKSLSSNINTMQQVLEEAGRLLKLVWRVSVPAGIPAGESGDNQQYELLKNEITRLKSRLWQQERMLSGAVKRLRTTNQVKAGMERVIIDQLSLTHGVLKRARGNLEANYCTLIGLKDSSGGPDEGGPSEWPVGGGEDQADSPVCRHTDASDENSDVAFP; this is encoded by the exons ATGAAGGATCCATGTCGTATATGTGGTGTTCGTCTAGTGGGAAGCCAGTGTCGCTGGATCTTCAGCTCATCAGCAAAGAGGAAGCTGCAGGTCATCTTGTCACATGTGCTGGGCTGTGAAGTGACACGTGATGGCCACGGTGAGTTCCTCTGTGGAAAATGTGTCTTCCAGTTAGAGAAGGTCGTACAGTGTGATGTTTGCATCAGTCGTCTGCAGAATGAATACAGTGCTCAGATCCAGAAACTACAAGTGGAGAAAGAACACCTCATCCAGTGCATTGTTTGCACTTACAAcaaaaacaacccagtccagCAACAGAGTGATGGGAAGGGTACCGGTTTCAAGATTAAACCCTGGACCTCTGGGATTGGCAGCCCTGACAATGAGGCTACAAGTCATCTGGAGTcagaagaaaaattgagggacagCAGCAATCATCCAGGGGACAATTGTATAAGAAGATGTGTGAGTCTGGATCGAATTGGTAGTAAAGGGACTCTCATATGGCGCTCAGGCCTCAGGACCACCAGGCTGGGATCAGGGGCTGGGTTTGAAAGCTGCCTGAAGAGCTTTGGTCTCCGAGACACACGCCACAGCACACAGAGCATTTATTTGAACTTGGTCCAGAGTAGGGGCACGCTGCCTAGACCTGGATTCAAAGGTCGCTCCACGTCCCTGCAGTCACTCAGTCAAGACTTTGCACCAGAAACACCTGCAGACGCTCATCCCAAACTGAAATGCAAAGAGTCCAAAGTGTTGATTGCCAAACGTGGTGCCACTAATGAGCAAAGAAAACTAGTTCAGGGAAGAGCACTGAGCGTCAAGTCATCAAGACAGGTGTCTGTGATTTCTGACTTAATCCAGCTGCTGCACTGCATTTCCAAGCAGCAAGTTCCTGCCCATGCAGGGAGCCGCATCCCTGTGCCAAAGAGGTTAACTCCCCACAGTTCCAACTCCAAAATCAACCACAGACACGCAGATGCAGAATGGAAATCTCTGCATGACCTTACTGAGGAATTTGAAGATGAATACATCCCTGTCAGATTGGAG AGTGAGGTTACTCGACTGGAGTTTAGCAATAGGCAGCTGTCTGAAGAGCTTATCCTCATAAAAACCAGCAATGACAACCTGGCAAAAACACTGGAGGAAGCACAGAATCAGAATAAG gCTCTGTGTGGAAAGTTGGAGGAGAAAGAAAATGAACTAAGCACTGAGAAGAAAAATATTCTTAAGAGAGATAAAACAATCCAGGGTCTTGCACAGGtcgtaaaagaaaaggaaaaagag AATGAAAAGCTGTGTCAAGAGATTGAGGACAGGGATGCTGCTTTAGCAAAGGCAAGAGACTCGGCACATAAAGCCCAACTACAGAAATACCAG GGAGCAGAGGAGCACCAAAATCTCTTAATGGCAAAAGAAACGGAGCTAGTCCAACTACAAGGGGAACACCACGCAAAGGTGCTTGAAGCCCAAAAGCTACAGCATGGCCTGGATAGGAAAGAGCAGGACCTGGCTGAGTTGCAGCAAGTAAAGGAGCAGCTGGAACTGGAACTGGAAGACCTGCAACAGCAGAAAAAAAGAGGAGATAAGGCTCTAAAT GATCTGAACAATCAACTGAAGAAGTTGACTAGTGAGCTTGGGGACAGAGAAAGTGCTCTGGAGCAGCAGTATCACGAGCTGCTGGAACAAACCAAAAGAAAACTGCAGTTCCATGAGGTCACCAATCAACGGCTTGCCTCCATTCTGGCTGATAAAGAGCAGCAACTTCAG GAGTACATGAATATGGTTAGAGACCTTGAGCAAAACAAAAGCCCAGGGGGAAGTGACGGCATGCTTCACAAGCTGTGGGAAAGGCTGAAAGAAAAAGAGAAGGCTTTGGAG CAAGCGTTGGATGAGAAGTTTACAGCCATTGatgaaaaatgcaatgaaataCACCAACTGCAGCTGTCTCTAAGGGAGAAGGAGCGAGACCTGGACAGGCTCAATAACGTGCTCTCTCATAACGAGGAAACCATTAAT AGTTTTGACCATCTGATCAAAGAAAAAGATGTGGAGCTGCAGCATCTTGCTAACACTCTGAAAAACCTGCAGAGGTCTAAGCAAGAAGTAGAGGACAACCTGAACAGATCACTGAGGGAGAAGGACTCTATCATCACTCAGCTAAAGCTCTCCCTGGAAGGCAAGACAAAGGATATGGAG GAGATGACTGAAACTCTCCTGAGCCAGTCACAGACGCATGCACGTGATCTCACTGTGCAGATGGGCCAGAGGTTAAAGGTCACAGAGGTTATGTTGGCTGAGGCAGTGAAAGCCAAAGAAAAGCTGGTTGCGGACAATGGGAGTGCTGTGGAAGCGATGCTGGCTACCATTAGCAGCAAAGACCAACTCATCAAG GAGTCTGCAGACCATCACAACCGCATGCTGTCCGAGTGTAATCGAGAGGTCCAGGATCTAAAGAAACAGCTGAGTGATGCGCAGCAGCACCTCACCACTGCTGAGAAGCAAAACTCCACAGCAATCCAAGAGATGCATGTCGAAACGGCAGCTCTCAGAGCTCTACTGGATGAAAAAGACAGCATCATCAAT AAACTTCTGCAGCGTGGTCAGGAGAGAGACCAGTTTTTGGCTGAGATGAGGCAGAAGGAGTCAGATTACACGTTGGAGCTCAAACAGACTATCCAAATCATGCAGGACAAGTTGGCTGAGAAAGAAG TGGACCTGTCCAGGAGGAACAGTGAAGACAATGGGGAGAATCTTCCACATTCTAAGAAAACATTTGTTGTCCTGAAGAAGGAGCTAGCACAGAAAACCGAGGCCCTGAATGAAGCTCTGAAGAGAGAGAATGAACTGAAG ATTGCATTGGCAGAGCTGCAGTCATTGTTCAATGAGGTAGAGAGTTGCAATGAAGGCCAGGCTGCTAACATAGAGTCCCTGACTGCCACTTTGAAGACCAAAGATGAAATGATCAGT GTTCTCCACCAGCGCCTTGTTGAAAGAGGGGACAGTCAAACTGATCATAGCAGTGATCAGGGTTTTGGCAGTGGCATGGAGAGATCACTCCCTAGCCTTCCCCAGAGGGAGACAACCATGATTGGTGGAGACAGCCAGCAAGAA GGTTTGCCTAGCATTCTAAACTTGCAACAGGAACATGTTTCCCTGAACAAAGCACTTAGAGCAGAACAGCAGCTCTATTCCAGTTTGGTCAGGACTGTGAAGGAGCAAGACAG TGCCCAGCGTCTCCATGCTCTCCAGCTGGAGCTGACAGCAGTGCAACTCCTCAGGCAGCAGCTTGAGCAGAGcatcaaaacaaatgaggagCTAAGGGAGGACTTGGAGAGAGAGCTCCACAGAGCCAAACAGAGAGCAG ATACAGACACAGTTGATCCTAAAGAACTGGAGAGCATGCGACATCAGCTTGAAGATGCACAGCGCTGGAATGCATCTCTGCAGGCTCGCTTGGGTGCCATCCAGAACCGTGGCAGAGGTGTAGGTGGAGCCAATGACAGCT GTGATACCTTGAACTTCACTGCCGATCAGACTTCGTATATGAGTATCTTTGTGGGAGAGGGGCAGGATGACAGCTTGTCTCTACTGTCTGTGCAGGAGCTTAGGCAGAAG GTgctggagctgcaagagtgtgtcagCAGGCTGCAGAGTTTGAACAACGAGCTGCAGAATAAGTTGGAGCATCTAAGCTATGATGCTTCCTGCAAAGAAGACCAAAACTTGATTAACACTAGTCCTGGGAAGCAG CAGCTAGAGAAGGAGTGGACACAAAACAACGTTACACAGCAGCCCTGTTTAGACAAAGAGAGCCAGACAGACTTCAGACTTGGACAG ATGGTGACTGGAATGCCGTCACATGATCAGAGCGTAGACCGTGGTCATGGCCTGACTAGAGAGCACGCTCATCCTGGCACTGACACCTTGGACAATGTTGAAAGAGATACCGTAGAGCCCAAAGGGGATGTAGTGGCAATTGATGTGTTGCTAAAAGATTGTGGGGCCACATCGGTTTCACATCTCAT AGAGGAGGTGCTCAGACTGAGATCAGAGAATGTGGAGCTCCGTGGTTTCCTCAAAGAACACAGATCTACCGAGCCtaaagaaaaagagagtgcagACACCTCAGGCGACAGCAGTGATGGACAGACTGCACGGTGTGCAGAGGCCAAAGGTTATTCAGAAGTCATCATGTTGCTAAAGGAAAAGAGGGAAAAGAACTCTCACGATGTGTTTGGAGAGAGTAAACCCGTCATCATGGAGATGGAGAAACGGCAAACTACAGGCCAGCTACACAGCACCAGTGCAAAGTGGGATGTTGGAAAACATAGg CCTGGTGTCAGATCTCGGCTCCCAATCCCTGTGAGAGTCAGAACGGAAGTTGTCGGTAACAAGCAGTTTGATAATGTTCAACGCCGTCATTTGGATGATGACTGTGGATCTGATCAGCATTCGCCAACAGACTCTGATGCCCCCTTAACACACCAGCATGCATCTTCTACCTTTAGTCCAGAAGGGTTAAACAAGAGGCCTGAAACAAGACAGACACTGGATCATAACCGGCCAGACTCTGCACTTGTTAATCAGTTGGAGCTTCTCGATCAGGAGTGTCGGGAAAAGGAGGCACTGATCAATGAGCTCACGAAGCAGCTTGCAGACTTGGAGGAGCTCCATGTTGACTGTCAGAAAAAAGACGGACTTAATCGTCAGTATGAAGAGGCCTTACAGGCTGCAGAATCAACTATTGCCTACCTGACTGCCTGCAATCTAGACAACCAGCGTGGATTTGGGTCGTCCTCCACTTCGTGTACTGGATCTGGATCTGTGTGTTCAGATGCTGCTCTCCACAGCAGATGTATGGAGCTCCAGAAAACATTACAAGAGAAGGAAGAGCTCAACAAGCAGCTTATAGAGCTTCTGAACATGGCAGAAAAAGCCATGTCCTCCGTCAGTGCACCTTTCACACCCTCTGATCACTCAGAAAAAATGTCAGAAATCAATGATTTGTGTCTTAGAATAGAGAACGCCTTACAGCTGGCAGCTATAACTCCAATTAGACAGAGTCCACGAGAAAACTTTGAAGGCTCTGATGGCTCTGTGTGTGAGCTGCAGCGCCATGTGGATTCTCTGCAGGAGGCACTTAGGGAACAGAACAATATCAATGCAGAGCTTCAGGAGAAGTTGATGgctgcagaggctgctgcccagcATGGCTATAGCAGTACTACTGCTGGCCTGGATGACAACTATCCAACACAGATGGCTGCTGAAGAATTCCTCAAGAAAGAAGAGTCAAACGAAGATTGTGGGACAATGGGAATGTCTGAACATACCCGCTTAAACCAGGAGATGAACAGGCTTCTAATGAATTGTCTTATCGCAGCAGATGCCGCCATTGCCTCTCTGACAGCACATTGTACCAGTACTAGTTCAACTGAGGTCAGCCCTGACCTGAAAAAGTATTTAGACAGACTTGAGAGAGCCCTGCAAGAAAAGACTAAACTGACAGGCATGGTAGAGCCCACCCAACCAGTCAGTGAATCTATTAGCAATGAATCCACAGCTGTGAGTGGAACTGGCCATCAAGATCTCCACCACAATCTCCGTCTCCTCTGCAAGGTCTTCAGCGATTGTTCCCTGAGGATCTCTGAACTTCAGGCCTTGCTGCAAGACGAGAGGAGCCGcaaagaggaaagaaacactcatAGGACACTACAGGAATCCAAAGGACTATCGCCTAATGTTCAGGCCCAACTGGAGACTCTCCATAAAACACTGAGGGAGAAGAAGAAAGcctataaaagcctggaggagaaacTGGCCAATACCCAGTCCATCATTGCATCTTCCAAAGAAACTGCACAGAAAA TGCCACCCCTAGAGCTCGATGACAAAGGCGTGCAGGTGGATTTTCAGGACCTGGGTTACGAAACCAATGGCAAGAGTGAGAACGATAGGGAAGAATGCAGTAGCACAG ATATAGAGGTTGGAGTGAATCCCAGCTGCAGTGCATCTAGTCTTTCTGCCTTCTTGAAACATGAGCAGGCCACCTTTTCCTCTATTGAAAACTTGGACTCAACATCTAGCACCCCTTACCTGAGTTCTCCTGCTCTCAGTTCAGCTAAG GCGAGTCTAAAAAGTTTGCAAGTCTATGAGGACTATGGTGCTTCTGGTGACCCACTACTGCTTCAGGCACAAGTCAGAGAGCTGAAGGTCCAGTTGGAAAGCCAGACCAAAGTCATCCTCCAAATGCAAAATTTCCTGCACCAGAACTCCCTCTCTGGTGACCTTGTTGCCAGCACCCCTGATCCTTCAGCAGTCAAGGATCAAGAGGAGACCCAGGAGGACCACACTCAAGATAAGGGCTCCAGAACTGGGCAGCTTAAAGTGAGTGGAGAGGGGGAGAACCAGCTCATGAAGGATAAAACCGTCCGGCTGAGTTTGGACCTTGAAAGAGAGAAGACATTGAACAGAAGTATAAATGAAAAGCTGCAGCAGACCCAACAGCGCAGCCGTTCCACCTCACCCGCCAG ACTGGACTCTTTGGTACAGTCTCAGGCCAGGGAGCTGTCACAACTGAGGCAGCAGATCAAGGAGAGCCACACACTGGGAACCCTGCAGCGTCAGCAGCTTGACAAGCTGAACAACACCTTCAAGGAGCTGCTGCAGGCCACTAAAGTAGACGGCTACAAGGCAGAAGTCGTCCAAGAGCAGCTCGAGAAATGCTTGAGCATTCTGGGCCAGCTGAAGTGCCACTTGGACAAAG GTCACACTCATCTGGATAACGAAGATGTAGAAGGTCTAGAACTGCTGCACAG CCTGTCTAAAGAGCTGCAGGAAAAGAACCACCTCATCCAGAGCCTGCAAAACCAGTACAGAAGCAAAAGTCCCAGCAGCCATCACAGCTCCCACTCTGATCTGTCCCACTCGGATGAAGCCACGTCCTCCTGCCGGAGCAGCTCAGACACACTAAGTG GCCAGCAGTGCCCCACTGATTGGACTGGAGTGGCTGTAAGTTCTGTAAGAGGAGCTGAGGGCAGCAATGTGTCTGGTCACAGGGAGGCTGCCAGGAGACTACAGGGCCTGCTGCGGGAGAACGGGCGACTCCAGGAGCAGCTGAGGAGCAGTGAAGACCTCAACGCCACACTGCGCAGTGAGCTCGATCTGCACCGCTCGATTATGGCGCAAACGGGCTCACAACATCACGATCAGAAACACACCCTAGGCCAGGATGGAACAGAGTCTCAGAAGGACATTAACAAAGGAGTCGGAGATTCACCAACAAATACAAGTGGATCATGTCACACGATGACTCCAG ACCTGCTGGCAGAGCATTTACAGGAGATCCGAGCTCTGCGGCAGCGTCTCGAGGAGAGCATCCGCACCAATGACAGTCTCAGGGAGCAGTTGGAGAGAAGGCTAGCCGAGGTGGACAAAGACCCAG CAACTAACATCTTCATTCATGGTAATGAAGATCAGGGTCATCTGGCCAAGGAGGTGAAATTCCTCCGGAAACAGAACCAATCCCTGAAGGAGCAGCTCAGTGTGAGCTCCAGAG ACAAGCAGAAAGAGAATGAGAGGCTCCGGGAGACTCTGGCCAGGCGGACAGCCAAACTGGAGCAGAGCAGGATGGAATGTGAAGCTCTGAGGCAGGAAAAGCACCTCCTGCAGGAGCGCCTGGAGCACAGCGGCCATGAAAACGCACAACTGCAGAATTCACTGCGCTACAGCAGGGACGAGCTACAGAG GTTGCAGTCTGAGGTGACACGTCAGAGGCAGGACCTGTCTGACTCACAGCATCTCCTTCAGTCACTGCGAGTCGAGCTGCAAGTCTACGAAAAGATAAAGACTGAAGTTCACAAACACAACG CAGAATCCAGCAAAGCCACCCAGGAACCTGTCCCTGTTCCACCATCGGGCTCCGTGGACCTGAGTGAGCTGCTGTCAGAGATCCGACATCTGAGGCTGCAGATGGAGAGGAGCATCCAGACCAACACTGCATTACGACAGAGACTGGAGGAGCAGCTCCTCACGGGACACAACCGGCCGGAAACCATCAACATCAACTACATGCTGTCATCACCAG ATGAGGGCGGCAGATCACCACGTCATGAAGGTTATGACGCTCTCCATCACTCCTTCATTGACG ATGACAAGCATCGCGCTGCTTCAGAGGTGGGTGGACAGTCCATCAGCAGCAGTTCCCCAGACAGCGTCCCCGGCGTGCTGTCCCGCCTGGTGCCAGGCCACAGGCTGTGGGCCAGTCGCAGTGGCCGCCATATTTTAGGATTGATTGAAGACTACGAAGCCCTCCACAAGCAGATTTCAGAGGGCCGTAAGCTTTCACGCACTATGGACACACAACTGCAGGAGTGTCTGCGGGCGATCACACAACAGTGCGGTGACAACAAG GTTATAGAACAGCAACATTGGAAGAGTTTGTCCAGTAACATTAACACCATGCAGCAAGTGCTGGAGGAGGCTGGTCGACTGCTCAAACTGGTGTGGAGAGTCTCTGTGCCAGCTGGAATCCCAGCAGGAGAGAGCGGCGACAACCAGCAG TACGAGCTGCTGAAAAATGAGATAACCAGGCTGAAAAGCAGACTGTGGCAGCAGGAGAGGATGCTGAGTGGTGCTGTAAAACGGCTCCGTACCACCAACCAGGTCAAAGCGGGCATGGAGAGAGTTATCATCGATCAAC TGTCTCTAACTCATGGAGTGCTGAAGAGAGCGCGAGGAAATTTAGAG GCAAATTATTGCACCCTCATTGGCCTGAAAGACTCGTCTGGAGGACCAGACGAAG GAGGTCCCAGTGAATGGCCAGTAGGGGGCGGTGAAGACCAGGCAGATTCTCCAGTTTGCAGACACACTGATGCTTCAGATGAGAACAGTGACGTGGCTTTCCCCTGA